The genomic region CACATGCTCTCAGCAGGGTCACTTGCATGAGTGAAGTGAGTCACAGGCATCGGTTTTGTAGCACCAGAGCACACAAGATGACTATGGAGGCTCAGTCGGATGTGTCAGACCAGGCAAGCAAGTGCCCAACACAGGTTTAGCTTGACGGAGGCTGGTAATGTGCAAGGGAAGTTACACTGCCCATGGCCCCCTGGGTCTCTCAGCCGGGTCTTCTGAGACAGCCAGACTCCTGGACACAGATGTGTTCGTTTTCCTTGGCCTAAAGTGGGGGAAGAGATCGGttgaaaaaaaagagagggttTTACCTGCTGCAGGAGTGAAGATGAAAGAGGAGTGAATCCACACTCCCAGTAAGAGATTCTCTGCGGCCCTCTCTGCGCTTGTCGCCTTCCTGCTTTTGCCTCTTTTGGAAAACACTTGAACGTCCTCAGCTGAAGAACTTTTCTGTCAGTCTGTCCCCACTGGCCTATATGCATTTGTTGCCGTGATCTCTCCCTGTGTGAcagggcagaggccctgggggacACGGTTCCTAACCCATTCTCCAAAAGGCATTGTTAGCAGTTTTAGAAACGGGCTCGGGCTGCCACCGGGGGACTTAGTCTCATTAGCTGTATCCGAGCAGCCACAACACTAGTTCTAGTCACTTTGAAGTTACAGGGGCTGCATTCAGAAGTGAGAGGAGCCCGCCCCCAACAATCACCGCTGACCGGGACGCGCCAGTgacagggctgtggggctgaAACTTGAAGGCTCAGGCGCTGTGTCGGAGGCACACAGTGGTTCTTATAGTTATACGTGATGGGAAGCCTCTTGGGGTGGGTCTGTGGGGCAGCAGTGGTGTGGGTCACTCACAGTCACTAACACACTGTGTTCACACTGGCATGGAGAGTTTGTGGGCCTGGCccaataagacagtaaatatgtGGCTAAACCTTGCCATGGGAATcatcccactgacttctatgagACCAATCACATACTTAGCGTAGGCCCAGGCTTAGAGTCTGTGGTGAATCCTGgtctatattctctctctctctctctttttcttcaaagtaaagctaagattttgtcacggttattttttgtaaaagtcacgagcaacaaaaaataatgggggccgtgacctgtctgtgattttactaaaaataaccagggggcagggctaggtGGGGGGGGAAAAGGAATCACAGCTGGAGTCccatggcgggggtggggcatgACCCCGGCTCCAGTCCCCTCCACAAGCAGCGGTGCAGGGGTGCACAGCCCCAGTTCCAGCCCCGGCTTCAGCTGCTGACAGAACTTGCTCGTCACAGAGGTCcagtaaagtcacagaatccatgacctccgtgactaaatcgAAGCCTTACTTAGAAATATATGGACTGAACGCCCATGCTCTGCTCTCTGTGTAGGGGAAAATAATGGTGCTCCTAATTCCACAGCTGTCCTTTCCTCTGTATTCGGAGAAAGCAAAACTCCAGTTCAGAGCCCCTCAGCATTTGCAGGGAATGCTCAAAATCCACATTAAATGGTTTTGGCTCACCCCTGGAATGGTTTGgagcagttttgtttgtttgttttgccatggaaacttttgacaaaaatatttttttccacagaattttTCAGCAGAACATGTTGGCTTTttgtcattccccccccccaaaacaacacACGTTGAGAacaaaaattatttccatttcctGTTGAAACCCCCCAAGGCAGATTGGAAAAATTTCAGCCTCATTTCTCAGGGCTCGTGTAGACAGTTTGCGGCAAGCCAGGGTATAAATCTACCCTTCACTAGTGTGACACACATGGagtgtccatgtagaccctgGTGCCACGCACTAACATTCCCTAGTGCGCGTTAATCTACTCTTCTTTCAAAGCGCGGTGAACGAGTGAATAAAAATGCAACAAGGAGTTTGGttcattcatagaatcacagaatcatagaagactagggttggaagagacctcaggaggtcatctagtccaaccgcctgctcaaagcaggaccaaccccaaataaataatcccagccagggctttgtcaacaaCCTCCTTATAAAACGAAaagcagggatggggaagggggaaaaagaagaagaaaaaaagaaaaaagaatggaaaagatagacaaactaaaaaaaccccccaaaatggggaaatgaaaaaagagaaaagagaaaaaagaagagagagaaagggaaaaaatgtaagaagatagaaaagaaaagaattgtCTTGCTTCAGGGCTAGATGAGCCTCTGCCCTGGTCTCACTGAATGGACCCCCGCTCCAGGTGTAATGTCATGAGCCTTCGCCTCTCTGGTGAGGAATCGTGGGACTCTCCCACGCCCAGAGTGGGTTCCTGGGTGACAGCACCGTAGGTACCAGCCAGGATCGCTCAGCAGGTCCGACTGGACTCGGTAGAGGTGTGTGTCCCCTTGGGGAGCTGTGACCTGCAGTGATAATAGTGACCCAAAACAGCCTGTTTAAAACAAAGTgttgtttaatcttaacagtagAAATGCAGAACAGCAAGAGACAAGGTTAAAAGCCCCTAGGCAAGCTAAGCTTCCCTAAGGAACCTCTCAGCCTCTGGGGGGTCAGGAGGCAATTTTGTCCCATAAAATCAGGCTCTCCTCTAAATCAGGAAGTTTCTCTTTTGAAATCCCTCTCAGTCTTTTGATCTTGGGGAAGctggtctggggggggagggatagctcagtggtttgagcattggcctgctaaacccagggttgtgagttcaatccttgagggggccatttagggatctggggcaaaaagaattggggattgtgcctgctttgagcagggggttggactagatgacctcctgaggtcccttccaaccctgatatattctatgattctacggtgggtcccctatgggcaggtggaTGGAGATAGCATATCACAGTTAATTGTCCTGCTGTTTGCAGAGGAGCTCTTATCTGAGTCACTGTCCATCTTCCTGGGTGCTTTCCTGAACACCCAGCTGTTGAATTAACTCAATATATGCATACAAGACTGCCTGTACAATATTAGATTTCAGACAAACACACGGCTCATACAGTATTCACAGATTGCAACCCTTAGAGCTCgctttagcatttattttattcagcagttacgcaaggaacctacaggcctggaCCTTGTAAGACAAGggtattcaatttttttttattaaggtccaaatttcttggtcaagatgCAGACTTTAGAGAAACTTTTTTCACACTGCAATAACAATCATGCTAAtaataagggggaaaaaaagatttcacaGCACCTGGTGGtgtggatttggcccatggtcctCCTATTGATTATAAAAGTTGCAACCCAGACTGTGGGCAAGAGGAGAGAGAGCGTAGCCCTTGTGTTGTGCCAGGATGATGGCAACAGGTGATGAGGAAGACAATGGCTGACATTTCAGgctgttctgcaagggatggatGTTCAGGTGGACATTCTGTAGTATCTGTATCTACCTCTCTGGGTTAGAGTGTTTGTAACTTGGCTAAATGTGTTAGTGAATTATGACAAATACAGAAGGATTTCTAAAGTGTGGGGGTTGCAACTGAACACATCGGAATTCCCAACTCCACAGCCATTTTAATAATACCAGGTCTGATGTTGGAACAAGAACCTGTGAATACCTCAGAGTGATGACTGAGAATTCTTaaataatcaatataattaatatatgaTTCATAGATTGGGCTACAAGGGGCAACTCCAAAACCATCAGaagaatatgaaaataaataaccTATTTATTCCCCCAGTTTTCAAATGAATATTTTCCTGGCCATCACCCTTCTCAGAGCTTCCTTCACGTCCTTATTTCTCAGGCTGTAGATCAAAGGGTTCAGCATTGGGGACACCACTGAGTAGAACACGGAAAGCAGTTTGTCGGTGTTGAGGGAGTATCTGGATTTGGGCCTCAGGTACATCACGATGCCGGACCCGAAAAACAAGGTCACCACAATaaggtgggaggagcaggtggagaaggctttgctCCTGCCCTCGGCTGATGGAATACTGAGGATCGCGTGGAGGATACGGATGTAGGACACCAAGATGAGCAGGAAGGGGACCATGATGAAGGCAACAGCAATGGTGTAAACAGCTACTTCGTTCCTGTAGGTGTCCACGCAGGCCAGCTTCAGCAGCGGGGGCAGGTCACAGAAGAAGTGGTTGATCCTATTGGGCCCACAGTAGGGCAGAGTGAATATG from Natator depressus isolate rNatDep1 chromosome 13, rNatDep2.hap1, whole genome shotgun sequence harbors:
- the LOC141997445 gene encoding olfactory receptor 10A4-like isoform X3 → MGLSNCPDIFSLFFLVLVFYLITLVGNIVIITITVVDPALHSPMYFFLRNLSFLEIGYTSSTIPKMLVNFISEDTSISFLGCAMQMYFFSFLGITECCLLATMAYDRYVAICHPLRYTAMMSRGVCLQFSAVCWLIGMLVGVGQTTFIFTLPYCGPNRINHFFCDLPPLLKLACVDTYRNEVAVYTIAVAFIMVPFLLILVSYIRILHAILSIPSAEGRSKAFSTCSSHLIVVTLFFGSGIVMYLRPKSRYSLNTDKLLSVFYSVVSPMLNPLIYSLRNKDVKEALRRVMARKIFI